AGGGTGGGATATTGCAGTGCTCTAGGAATCAGCACATGAGGTGTCTTCTCAAATAAACAAACTTAAAGGGTTTTTCCTACCTGTAATGTAATGCCCGTAAGAACTTCTGTTTTGAATCGTCTCCTTCATGCTAGTCTTGATTGGTTTTCCAAGAAGCGGCAGAAGTTAGGTCATGAAATCAAATTGCTCCGTAAACTCGATGGAAGATGTCACAATATATGCACAAATCAAACTATCTTTAATACCAGCTTGAAGAAAATCACTCCTTTTTCCCTGCCTAAAATTGCTTAACCAGTTACTTCCAGACATTTTTTCACTCCAATGGATGTGAAAGGTGTACGCATTTGAAACAAAGTTGCTTGTCTAAAAGGAAAGCGATAATTTTTTGAAGATAATGAAAGTTTGTTTCTTCTGATGCCTTTACTTCTGTGCAGTCTTCCCTGAGTTACCTGAGAGTATTAAAaagatatttcttcttcttgaaggtGTTTGGCACATACTAAAATTCAACACGCCTTACTGAAAACTTTTCTACTGCACAGGATAAATGGCGGAATATGATTGGTGGTGCCAGTGGCCAAGGTCAAAGGGATAAATCACGGGCAAAAGCTAAAGCGAGCTCAGATGCTCCTTCTACCTTGCCCAGTTTGCCAAATGCCCCTAATGTTCCCGTTTCAGATGAAGCAACTGCAGAACCAGCTACTGACGGTGCTCAAAGAATCGCAGATGATGGAAAGAATACACCCAGGTATGGGCTACGCCATCttcttatatttattttcttgaaaatgatgcaGGTGTCTCCGCTAAACCAGTATCTTCATTCAGTGTGGAGAAAGTGCAATGGGCAAGAGTGTCTGACACTGTCATAAttattgtttttcaaatttgagttaaTAGTTTTATCTTCACAttgggaaaaaatattttggcaGAGGCGGCATGTCGTCATTTGAATTAGACGTATGTTTAGCTCTTAAAGTGTTCTTTCTAAAGATGGGTCAGTACCACTCTGTACAAATTTTTGAGTAAGAAGAGATGTGGAAGGAGGAGGATAATATTATCAACACCGTCACTAAAGGTAAATCATAGACACGTGGTGATCATTCCTTTATCCTGTTTGGAAGGTCGCATGCCAGCATTAGAAGCAggattaacaaaaaattaaggtaGACTGGATTCAGAGATTGAGGTGCTGTATAATGTCATTCGTATTACGTCTGCACCCTCCACTCGGTAGTGTGGAGTATCTGTTTTAGCGCAGATTGTTGTAACACTGTCCAAATAAATTTGTCCAATAGTCCGCAGCTTCTTCACGATATATGTAGAGTTATATATGGTAAATTTCCGCCTACTTCTTTGACTGACTTGTCAGTTATTAGGTACAATGCAATGATATTTGAAGCACTTCAAACATTGAAAGACCCCAATGGATCAGACACCGCTGCAATTTTCAACTATATCGAGGTCCGACAGCAGCTCTCTGCATTATAACAGAAGTgtgttaattttcctttttcctctcaaGAGTAAGAATTTTTTAGATATGCATCAGTGTTGAATATGCCAAGAATGActataaatattttctcctttgtcCATCTTATTCCTTGCAAGTCAGAAGCCAAGTGAGAAAGATGACAGTAAGGCATCAAAATTCTTTACTCTGTTCATATTTTTTGGTGTATTATTTTGTTGGCACTTAACTTTTGAGAAGTAGACTGGAATCGCTTTCCAGGGCGACCTTTTTGCAAATTCAATCtgcaaatattttccaaaagaaagagggaTATGTTCTGTCGTTCTTGTATTAGTCAACAATATAAAATTGTCAAGAGGTGGCTGTTGTTTCAGGAGTTGTGCATCACCTTTATTAATCTCAGCTTGATATTCTGTGTTCCTTGATtagatcttttttatttcttgttatGAAACTTGAGTTTTAAGCAGGTatgtgtttttttaattatgcttCCAGAAAAGACAGGAGGTCCCACAAAATTTTAGGAGGCTGTTGAGTTCAAGATTAAGAAGGCTGGTTGCGCAAGAAAAACTTGAGAAGGTTATATTTTTTCGTGCAATTGTTTGTGCATAATATGTGATTTTATCAGGCTTTGATCTCATAAATTACTAACTCTTTGTTGCAAAGTTTCACCGTTAATAGGATTATCTCTCTAATCTAGCTGTCCATGCCGTCTTCAATTGGCTTGCTTTGTGTTATCATTTCTTCCTAATCAAAGAGAGAAGCTGCAATATCTCAGTTTAAGTCACAGCAGGCTGGGCTTCACCCTTCTTATCatcacttaaaaatttaaagagtaATCATTAGAAGACATCTACtgacttgaaaatataaaaactagAACTAAGCTCCTGCATTCATTATTCTAAGAAGAGCTTTCTTCTGATGAACAATTTCAATGCCATGAATTTTCTGGAAGGTCGACTGATGATGTTCTTTCCCTTGCATGGGACTTAGGCATATAGCATTTGTTGATGCAGTGATGGTGGGGAAAATGCTATATAACGCTCAGTGTGGACTGTGGAGCTGCCACTCTCATGGTTTTTATTCCAGTAATGTTGGTTGCGGTGTTAAAAAGGGGGATATGTTAAGATTGATATGTTGACAAATTGCACCATATTAAAGTTGGTAACGCCACTACGAAATGATCATGCAGGTTCAGAATTGCTTCAAGATAAAAGAGATCGCCTCTTTTGAGACCAAAACGCCAGCCCCTAAGGAGCAAGATGTCCGACCTAAGCAGCTGCAGCCTGTTGTCAATGCAAATTTCCTTGAAACAGTAGATGAGGCAGCTGTAGCTGCTGCATACAAGATCGCGGATGCAGAGAACAAATCCTTTGACGCAGCTGAATCAGTTAAGGAAGCAGAGAGGATCTCAAAGATGGCTGAAGATGCAGATGCAATGCTTCAGATGGCTCTAGGGATATTAGAAAAATGTAATGTCAAAGGTCCagatgttgaatttttttttctttttccttttccttcttgtgGCTTGTTTCGGTTCTTTGTTAACTCTTTTGCTTACATTTCAGGTTCTAGGGACGAAATGGTGCTCGTCGCATAAGATGATACATAACTCATCAAATAAACCGATGACTTGACTTTGTATGTGTAGATATATAGCTTGCTCTCATTCTGACTTTGTTACGAAGAATCAAACCAATGTTGTACCCATATGCTTTCTTAATAATAACATTGCCATTGTCACTCCCAGTGTTATGCCTCTTACCATTTGGTctgtcaaatttttttagatgGCCGGACCTTCTTGGATGGTTGTAGAACCAATTTTCTGCTTGCTGTTACTCGGAGTTCTATCCTCCACTACATCTATCACGATGTGAAGATGACGGAGAACTTACATAGGTCACCACCACCAAAAATTTAGCGATTTGGCCCTTTAATCTTCTGGTTAGGTTTTAGCCATTTACGTCGCTTGTAGTTTAACTGGAGTGAAGATGCGATTTTTGATAACCCATCTCGCAAAAACTTGGATGATCCATTCGGCCTTATCCCCATATACCGGGCATTTGTGCCAAAATAGCCAATCGCGCAATGCAGACCGCAACTCGATTGTAAAAGTAGAACTGTCTTCAATTATGTTGAAACGATTTGATAAGACCACGTTCTATTGTGGatgaatttctcaaaaatccCCTAGTTGCAGAGACTCCCAACATCCTTAACTTGCTAGCACCCAAAGTTCGTATGCTTTTTCATCTCCTACATCGAATACCCAAATAGGTTGATAACAAACGGCGTCCAACTTTGACCTTGCACACTTCCGGGAAAGAAATAGGTACCTGGAATTCTTTTTGTTTGACAAGCTCTAAGAAGCGTCTGTGtaattcatctctctctctctctcttctacttCTCTTGCAAGACGAACTTCTTGTAAAAAATGACCAATGGTGCAAAAGGAACCATCTATCCAATAATGTAGAAGTAGGACGCTGCAATGCAGCCATAACTGGCCACAGCACCTACTCATTTAACCGAATACGCAGACTTCTCGTCACCCTGCTCCTTGTCACAGCCAAATATCATACAGAGCATTGGGGGCTTAATCTACCAAGTTAAAGAAACTAGTCACCCTGTTCCTTGTCACAGCCAAAAATCACAAAGAGCATTCGCAGCTAATCTACTGAGTTAAAGAAACCAGCAGTCAAATGATGCGACGCATCATGAGCTAAAGCTAAATCCATCAGTCATGACAGCTCAGAACATAAAAACAAGCTGCTGAGAAGAGAAGTAAAGAATGAGTAAATAGAATCTTCGAGGGGAAGAATAACAAGccaaatgaaattaaaatcaagTCTCAAAAGTTAGATCTTTCAACAAAATCAAGAACAACAATAGAAAGCACCGTAGAGTCCCAGTTGCACTGCAAAAACACATTTCTCAGGTCCAAAGGCGCAAAACCACCAACAAATTGAGCAGTCCAACGGCAAAAGCAGTGCTGATCTCTTCCTTTTCCACTCAAAGTCTTCAATCTACCATTTATAAGAGAACAAGGCCAAGCTCTGAGGACTTCAATGCATCTCTTAACCGGTAATTATAAAGATAATAGTGGAGTTGCCCATCACCAGGACCAAATTTAAGCTCTTTGAGAAAAGATTCGTTTTGCATGACATCCAAAGCATTAAAAACGTCATAATCGTTCCGTTTTGCGACAATAAGCACATCATTCATCAACTGCAGTAAAGGAGTCTTGGTTGAAACATTATAGTAAGAATAAGCAGCTTTCAAGGTCGAGTAATTCTGATTCCCAAGTATAGATGAAGGAAGAGTGTAGAAGCTGCAGAAGTCAGTAATATCATGACTGTCAGGACTTTCCACCACGTAACTGTCAACCACATTTTCAGTTGGAAGCAGCCAGTGCTCCACATCATCCTCATCAAAATCAGGGGCAACCACGAATTGGGCCAAGTAGTCCCTGAGCAAACGGGTAACAGCAGGGACATCGCAAAGCTCCATTTTTCTGAAACCAGGGGAAGCTGTTGAATCTGGCAACTTATAAAGCTTTATAGTTCGACTCATAGTCATCCTAGCACCAAGCCTCGAAAATCCAACATCAATGAGTTTCTTTGGATTCAAGGACCTATGCCAGTACTGGCAAGTTGTGATCGGGGTTGGAAGAACCACACCAGCTGTATAAGCTGCCTGCCAAATATTCTCCAAGTGGACTCTTCTTGTAACCTCCTTAATTAGGACAGGAGCTAGTCTCTTTGATCTAAGCTTCTTATGAACACACAAGAAGTTCACCTCAGCCATCTTAACCACTTCATTTCGCACCCTAATTCTGGCAGGCACACCAGTGATGAAGGCGACGAGCTTCTTGGAAGATTTAGCACGAACACCAATGTGCCAGCTCTTATAATACCCCGGAGGATGCAAAGCCCAGCTGAGGAACTCCTTCGAATAGTTAAACCTAAACATGTTCTCATCGTCTTCTACATAGTTGTTCTTCAAAAGGTTGTAGACCTCGGTGCATGTCTCCTCGGAGCCCATGTCGCAGGTAGTCCACTCATACTGAGTCGGAAGATTATACGGCTCCTGCTTGACCTCAGATAATGGGGTTGGGGGCTCGATCGGGCCCTCGGACAAGCTCGAGTTCCCGAGGTCCTTGTACTGCCCCACCGGTTGGGTCTCCCAGAATTTGTGCTTCTTGCCAACAGAGACTGAATCATTGAACTCCCTGATGATACTATCGAGTGACTTCTCAATATTGTCGGGCGCAACCTGGTTGGGATTTTGATCTGGGTTCTCTTTGGGAGAATCTTTGGGAGAATCAGGAAGTGACTTGCTATCGCCCATATTTCAGAAGACAATTTCAGCGCTGCCACTCAACAAACAATCAAGACAATGCAAATCCCATTAAATCTTCGGAAACTACGACGCGAATCAAAAAGGGGTTTTCGGGCAAAATCAAAATCCCAGAGAAAACAACCCCTCACTAGGTTAGAAGCTACAGGAAACGCCAATGAATTCTATCAAATACCCACGAATCGCAGCCGCCGGCAGACGGGTACGCGAAGCTCTCGCGGCAAATTTAACAAGTGGGCTACGCTACTATTGCTTTTCGCTACACACCAGAACAAAGATCAAATTTTTTCGTGCGGAATACGCAGAGGAGCCGAACAGCCACAAACCCATCACGCGATTGTGTAAAATTTTACTGGGAGCAGCTTCGCATGCGCAAACGAATCACATAAAGAATCTTCTAGGAAACAAGACGACTACTACTCACAGTTTCAGTCCCGCAAGATTTCGATACGAAGCGGTTGACCCTCGAACCGATGGAGATTCGGACGATGCCgaggacggaggaggaggagcagatCTGGGAGGAAGGAAGGCGATCGAGAGGCGCGTCGATCGGGTGAAACCTCCGAggttttcctctctctctctctctctctctctctctctcgcgacgAAGACGGCTCTGGAGTTGCCGAAGGCAGGCCAATGGGGTTTTTCGCGAATATTAACGAggcaagttttctttttttcgctttttttctttttgacggGGGGTATCGAGTGCTGGAAACCATGGTTTGATGCCTAAATTCTGACATCGCGTTGTGCCCACCAAGGTTACTTCGAAATGATGGCACGAATAATTCCCGGACTTCTGATTTAACACGCAATATCGTTcgtcaatttttaatttatttcatatagtctccaaattattaataaatatttaatctaatttcttaaattatatgaaaatatataatgttATTGTCATGTCctttaattcaaattaacaaagtctactgatttgattttctattcATTATGTCTGAtggtggacaaaaaaaaaaaagccatccTCAAGTTATCCACGTGAATGTTCATATcaaatcataataataatataataatatgatCAAATAATGATGGACATGTTAATgctctaatttaatttttttttttttaaagatagatagatgaaaaaattgacatgttgacttgtcatttttaaatatcaaaatcagcTTATGATAATTCACGTCGTCAAACTTATGATAATTAAACCCCACGACACGTGCTAGTCACCACACACGTCATCAAACAATTTTTGACTTTGTGATTTTAGCAAAGTGAAGTACTACACTAAACTTTTACTAGCACACTAAGGAGTAAggaccatattgaataaattaaaaaattcagaatgacATTCCGCATTTGACTAAATTTCAGCGACCATTCTTGccatttcccctttttctttatgGTAGAGTGACTAGAACAACCGAATAGAAAACTGCAGTGCATTGATATTGGCTTCAATTCAAACATGACCGTGAATGGCCTTGCGCCAATAGTCTTCTACGAATCCCCAATCTTTCTTGTCGTAGCGAAGATGATTGTGCagcttcttttctccttttcctcaATGTGTTGAAGTCCATTTTTCGAGGGTAGATTCCAAGTGCATATAAAGTACCTCACTCACCTCATGAACTGGTTAAATCGTAATGTGAAAACCCACGTGAAGTTGACAATATGCTTTGTGAATTTTCGGATTTCTACATCGAAGTCCAAATCAGAATATAAGATAAGATACCCACGTGAAGTTGAAAAGACGATTGATTCTATTCCTAACATTATTTACGAGAAAAAACTCTTAAATTAAAGTTTAGGATAGCATTTGTATCATACTAcctggaaaacatttttagaaGAGATAATTACTtttattgcttataaaaaataatcaatgaaaaatatttttattataaaatatttaagcaTAATTATTGATAAGAATGATGATATCATTTACACGacataagtaattatttttaaattgggGTCTTTTCGAGCTTTATGTCTATTATTTAAAACTTTCACCTTACAAAAATGCGATCTCCGTCAAAAGTAATCATCAAAGGTGTGTCGAATGTATGGGTCATCCGAACTTGAAACCGTTGGGTCCAAACCGTTGGGTTAGATCTTCCCAAGGTTTAACCTCAAAATTCATGTTCAGTTTAGCTAgatgtcaaaaaaattattgggaTAACTGAAAACCCACCTAGCAATAGCGAATTTATGATCCGCCATGGGTTTTGAAAACCCAACCAGGATGGCCAAACCTTGTTTTGCGGGTTTGGTCGGTTGGGGTCGAAGGGTTGGGCTACGTATACAAGGATTGCGGTCGTGATCTTGGGCACGAGGTCAAAAAATCCAAATCTGATTCGAGATATGCGAAAACCAACAACCTTATCCAAATGGGTAGGCTAGGCAAGGCGAGCCCGTCTAATCGTTAGACCCATGATCAGCTGCTCTTAACTCCAATCCTGCATTGAGGGATATTACCATCTCCAAAGACCCATCATAAAGTAAGTCTTGTCAACTTGTGAATAGGACTAATGCAAATGAACCTAAAATTGATCGAGCTCTTGCTAGACAAAGTTTCGCTGTCATGATGAGTTGATTACCACGATTTGGCGTCAGAAAGACCGAATCACCCTAGCAAACACTTGACTATCATGTGACGGCAGATGAATATGGAAGCCCCTAAATCCCGTCGAGGATGCATGATTTGTGATGTGGCTTAGACACATCCACAACCGATAAAATACGATACTCCGTCGGCTCCTCGCTAATCGATTTCCACACGGCACGTAAGACTGCGAGGTATGGCAATTcgaaaatagaaatatattggGCCGGCATGCATCCGGATAAACCGAAATCCTCGATGGGGCTGAGAGTTATCCATCCTCTTCAATTACACATGAGCAGAACGTTGGCTTTAACAAGAAATGTATTGGACGAGGGCTATagctttccttctttctcccgGAGGAGTCCTGTCGGAACTTGAAGGGGCCGTGCTGACTGCTGGAGACTAGAGCGTTGTCGACTTGACGCTGGCGACGCATGCAGCGCGACAGCATTTATGGGTCGTAGAAGGAAGAGCCGCACTTGCACTTCCAGCCCTCGGGCTCGTAATTGGCGTACTGGACGCTCGCTCGGTCGGTGGTCGCGGGGATCTGAGTGGCCTCGCATGGCTCGCAGCCCCTGCACTTGCGCTCGCAGTTGGGCGGCCTCGACCCGAGCCTGCTCATCCCCCGGCACTTCTCGTCCCCGCTCTCTCCCACTGCCTTCACGCTCGCTCCCTTCAAAATCAGAGTCACGAGAGGGAGACAGAGCAGCGAACGAGATGTCAACGACCATGTTGAGAATGTTTGCGGAATGATCGGCGGAAACCAAATTTAAGATGCGATTGGCACTAGAAAAGTACCTGCTTGATGTTCAGCGTGGCCCGCGAAAGAAGTTGTCTTGCATCTGTTTGACCAAGAACGGGACATCAGGAAGTGGTAAAGAAGATAGCGTTCGGTGATTTTGGTAGTTTAAAGGAACGATAAAACGAggcgagaggaagagaggcCATCAAGGGGCATCGTTCTTGGAAAAGTGCGTGATAATCTGATGAACAAGTGAACTGAACAGCAGGAATCAAATACCACTGACCTTGCTTGTGAGCAGTGACGAATAATGAGGAGGGCGAGCTTGTCATGGACACCATAAGACCCACCATCTGCACAGTGGCTAGAAGCAAACAGTACCGAATCATTACTGGCTTCGTCATTCTACTCATCCCCCTCAAATTTCCCAAACGATAATGACGACAAGGCCGAATGGGATGGTCTTCAAGAAGGAGCGGCGACAGAGAGATGAATGGGGTTGGAAGTGAGTGATTGGCAGGGACAAGAGGCCCATGCAATGATGACGCTTTTTAAAATGAGTGGATGGCGATGGTGAAGAAGGACACAGTGCAGcagctctcttctctctctcactgctccctccctctctctctctctctctctctctctcagctgtATCTGTGGAGGCTGGAGAGATATTGCTTTTTGCACAAGTGATTCTGCCTTTTCACTTGTAAatctgagatgggattctccctttttcttttctccactgATGGCTAATTCCGTCTGCTGTCTTCCAGGCTACTGATCAACGCGGAAACGACAGAAAGCACCCAAAAAACGTATGCACATAATATCTATGGTCTCCCTGCTGCGCAAACGAGCTTATCTCTGCCACACGACATACCCTTCCAAACGCGCGACCGAATCGAGAAAACGTCAAACTGCATATGCATACAAAAATCAACTCCGAATTGTTTCTCCTCTGGCcagaagagaagaagggggTGGGGAATTCAGCATTGTTGGATCTCGGACTTTtcatgctgaagaagaaaacaactGAACGCCCGACGGCATTTAATGAACGTGTCAGGAGGGCAGTGGATTTTTACTAGGGGTTAGGCCTAGTGCCTTTACAGTTCACATCTTGTACTCTTCTTGCAGGAGATGAGCAATGACataacatttcaaaattttctttttatagtcGAGAAGAATTATTATTTCGACGtggattttgttaaaaaaatgcCTGGTCTTTTGTTATGTGATTAAAAGaagattttacaatttttattgtATACAAGTTTCATATGACATAAAAAAGACATAAAATGAACAATGAGTTACCTCTTAGAGTGCCAAATCATTTCACTCTAATTTTAATGATCGAGCCTTGCAAAATTACTCGATAAGGTTCAGGAGATACCCAACTCAATGCATGCATACTTAAGTGGTCATACACAAGATGGCAGCTCTACGAGTTATGTCGATTTATCACGCTAAAAATTTGGTATGTTTGTGTTGTAATCATGCTTCCGATACAAATTTATATGGAGTTAGTAACGTTTCAATTCAACATTTAGTTACATCTCAGTTCAACCTTAACTTCACTTAGAGTCATAGCAATCAACAAGTCTCGAGTTAATCAGAATCTTTTCTATAGTTCCTTGCTCCATAGGAAATTGCCAAAGTAGGATTCTCCCTCTCGCATGCCCTTTAGTCGCCAATGAATATGTGTTCACGATGGCATTTTGTTACGAGGGTTGAAGTCATGTGAGTGATTCGGAACAGTAAATTTGCTGCTGCTTTGATGCCATGTTCGAGTCAGTGAGTTAATTAAGATTGACTGACTCAGCATCATTAGTTATcactattgtttttttttttgttcgtgGAGCGGTCATTGACTCGTTGGGCTGGTCTTTTTGGGTGGAAGACAAGGACACCATTTAATTATAGCCAGTGTCTAGAATCTGAGGTACTAATTAAATGTGTCTATTTTAGATATTATGCAAAGCACATATCCAACCAGCAATAAGCAAGTTTTTGATGAGGACTTCCAGCAATAATTTGATAACTCGGCACTCAGTCTAGatatgtgtttttattttaacatattAATACTTGTATGCCATATTTCtctaattaaaaataagaaatttattcTCTCATCATTGAAAATACTTTCAAATTTTACGTTGTAAAGTTTAAATGAAACGGTTTTAAGACATCCTCGTATCCACAGCATCATTAATCATTGCTACTGTGTTTTTCTGGTTCGTGGATCGGTCACTGACTAGTTGGACTGGTCTTCGTGGGTGGGAAACAAGGACAACATTTGATTATAGGCAGTGAAAAGGCCTTTGACCACATTAAATGCTAATTACATCTCGTCGTACTAAATGTCACTCTTGCCTTCATTGGGACTTGCAAAATAACAAAGTTGGTGAACCTCGGGCATGATCTATTTAGACGATTCCACCtgtattttctatatttatcCACGactatttgaaatataattcaacAGATTCGAACTCGTGTAAGTAGCCGTGCCTTGTGAGTCACACAACGGCTCCGTTTAGAAACCACTTCCCAATGCCCTTTGGAGACCTAAGGATCATTGGGCAAATGCTAGCCCGTTTGGCATTCATTTTTGAGTTGGCATTCCCCAAATGCAAGCTTcacaaggctgaaagcccaagacAAGTTGGGAGTTGTCTTGGGCTTTTAGCTTACCGAAAATGCTGAGTTTgagggattaaaaaaaaatttattcccaaattaccctcattgatttttcatttgtccGGTTTCGCCCttactattcatcatcttcttccacgagc
This genomic stretch from Eucalyptus grandis isolate ANBG69807.140 chromosome 3, ASM1654582v1, whole genome shotgun sequence harbors:
- the LOC104436458 gene encoding single myb histone 4 isoform X1 — protein: MGNPKQKWTQEEEEALRAGVAKHGTGKWKDIQRDPEFNKFLFSRSNIDLKDKWRNMIGGASGQGQRDKSRAKAKASSDAPSTLPSLPNAPNVPVSDEATAEPATDGAQRIADDGKNTPRYNAMIFEALQTLKDPNGSDTAAIFNYIEKRQEVPQNFRRLLSSRLRRLVAQEKLEKVQNCFKIKEIASFETKTPAPKEQDVRPKQLQPVVNANFLETVDEAAVAAAYKIADAENKSFDAAESVKEAERISKMAEDADAMLQMALGILEKCNVKGSRDEMVLVA
- the LOC104436458 gene encoding single myb histone 4 isoform X2, whose product is MGNPKQKWTQEEEEALRAGVAKHGTGKWKDIQRDPEFNKFLFSRSNIDLKDKWRNMIGGASGQGQRDKSRAKAKASSDAPSTLPSLPNAPNVPVSDEATAEPATDGAQRIADDGKNTPRYNAMIFEALQTLKDPNGSDTAAIFNYIEKRQEVPQNFRRLLSSRLRRLVAQEKLEKVQNCFKIKEIASFETKTPAPKEQDVRPKQLQPVVNANFLETVDEAAVAAAYKIADAENKSFDAAESVKEAERISKMAEDADAMLQMALGILEKCSRDEMVLVA
- the LOC104436460 gene encoding uncharacterized protein LOC104436460 isoform X1 codes for the protein MSRSWSNRCKTTSFAGHAEHQAGSEREGSGRERGREVPGDEQARVEAAQLRAQVQGLRAMRGHSDPRDHRPSERPVRQLRARGLEVQVRLFLLRPINAVALHASPASSRQRSSLQQSARPLQVPTGLLREKEGKL
- the LOC104436459 gene encoding glycylpeptide N-tetradecanoyltransferase 1, whose protein sequence is MGDSKSLPDSPKDSPKENPDQNPNQVAPDNIEKSLDSIIREFNDSVSVGKKHKFWETQPVGQYKDLGNSSLSEGPIEPPTPLSEVKQEPYNLPTQYEWTTCDMGSEETCTEVYNLLKNNYVEDDENMFRFNYSKEFLSWALHPPGYYKSWHIGVRAKSSKKLVAFITGVPARIRVRNEVVKMAEVNFLCVHKKLRSKRLAPVLIKEVTRRVHLENIWQAAYTAGVVLPTPITTCQYWHRSLNPKKLIDVGFSRLGARMTMSRTIKLYKLPDSTASPGFRKMELCDVPAVTRLLRDYLAQFVVAPDFDEDDVEHWLLPTENVVDSYVVESPDSHDITDFCSFYTLPSSILGNQNYSTLKAAYSYYNVSTKTPLLQLMNDVLIVAKRNDYDVFNALDVMQNESFLKELKFGPGDGQLHYYLYNYRLRDALKSSELGLVLL
- the LOC104436460 gene encoding EPIDERMAL PATTERNING FACTOR-like protein 2 isoform X2, which codes for MSRMTKPVMIRYCLLLATVQMVGLMVSMTSSPSSLFVTAHKQDARQLLSRATLNIKQGASVKAVGESGDEKCRGMSRLGSRPPNCERKCRGCEPCEATQIPATTDRASVQYANYEPEGWKCKCGSSFYDP